A single genomic interval of Acidovorax sp. 1608163 harbors:
- the hemB gene encoding porphobilinogen synthase, whose amino-acid sequence MHLQTPAPFPQNRPRRLRRDAFTRRLVRENTVSVNDLIYPVFVHEGTQQREAVASMPGVDRLSLDLLLPVAEDCVKLGIPVMALFPAIDPSLKTPDGQEARNPDGLIPRVVRALKKEFPDLGVMTDVALDPYTSHGQDGVLDDTGYIINDQTVEILTAQAITHAEAGVDIVAPSDMMDGRIGAIREALEVQGHIHTRIMAYSAKYASAFYGPFRDAVGTRGALGKADKNVYQMDPGNSDEALREVALDIAEGADMVMVKPGMPYLDIVRRVKDEFRVPTFAYQVSGEYAMIKAAAQNGWLDHDAVMMESLLAFKRAGADGVLTYFARDAARLLSKQ is encoded by the coding sequence ATGCACCTCCAGACCCCCGCCCCATTCCCGCAAAACCGCCCCCGCCGCCTGCGCCGCGACGCTTTCACGCGCCGCCTGGTGCGCGAAAACACGGTGTCGGTCAACGACCTGATCTACCCCGTGTTCGTGCACGAAGGCACGCAGCAGCGCGAGGCCGTGGCGTCCATGCCCGGCGTGGACCGGCTGAGCCTGGACCTGCTGCTGCCCGTGGCCGAAGACTGCGTGAAGCTAGGCATCCCGGTGATGGCACTCTTCCCAGCCATTGACCCGTCGCTCAAGACCCCCGACGGGCAAGAAGCGCGCAACCCCGACGGCCTGATCCCGCGCGTGGTGCGGGCGCTGAAGAAAGAATTTCCTGACCTGGGCGTGATGACCGACGTGGCGCTGGACCCCTACACCAGCCACGGCCAGGACGGCGTGCTGGACGACACCGGCTACATCATCAATGACCAGACAGTCGAAATCCTCACCGCCCAGGCCATCACACATGCCGAAGCGGGCGTGGACATCGTCGCCCCCAGCGACATGATGGACGGCCGCATTGGCGCCATCCGCGAGGCGCTGGAGGTGCAGGGTCACATCCACACCCGCATCATGGCCTACAGCGCCAAGTACGCCAGCGCCTTCTACGGCCCCTTCCGCGACGCGGTAGGCACCCGCGGCGCCCTGGGCAAGGCCGACAAGAACGTCTACCAGATGGACCCCGGCAACAGCGACGAAGCCCTGCGCGAAGTGGCGCTGGACATTGCCGAAGGCGCCGACATGGTGATGGTGAAACCCGGCATGCCGTACCTGGACATCGTGCGCCGGGTGAAGGACGAGTTCCGCGTGCCCACCTTCGCCTACCAGGTCAGCGGCGAATACGCCATGATCAAGGCCGCCGCGCAAAACGGCTGGCTCGACCACGACGCGGTGATGATGGAAAGCCTGCTGGCCTTCAAGCGCGCGGGCGCCGATGGCGTGCTGACCTACTTTGCCCGCGATGCGGCACGATTGCTATCGAAACAATAG
- a CDS encoding methyl-accepting chemotaxis protein: MNQIAIGKRLSLGFGLLLALSLLGTLLGVWQLQTASTSTQAVIEQPLAKERLISDWYRLIHTAVRRTTAVAKSSDVSLATYFADEQKLSASTTTDIQTKVEGLMQTDAERALFKDISNLRRNYTEARDAVIDLRRSGQHEQADAQLETRFVPAAKQYMARVEALMELQRKALDESAAPIKAANDQARYWLIALGAITCGLGMALAVTITRSITLPLSDSVAVADTIARGDLTSSIMSTRKDETGHLLRALGDMQHSLASMIGQIRDAGNQIASASDQIAGGTQDLSSRTEHTAANLQQTASSMEQFTATVQQSAEAARTASGLASSAAEVASQGGSIVAQVVDTMEDIHTSSRRIADIIGVIDGIAFQTNILALNAAVEAARAGEQGRGFAVVAGEVRSLAQRSAEAAKEIKGLISTSVDKVGEGTQLVHNAGAAMQNIVSSVQKVTEVIAHIASSAREQSDGIALVNDAIAQLDQATQQNAALVEESAAAAQSLREQAYRLAQAASTFKVADSAAPLRRPGRQQPQLTAA, translated from the coding sequence ATGAATCAAATCGCCATTGGAAAACGCCTCTCCCTGGGCTTTGGGTTATTGCTTGCCTTGTCTCTGTTGGGCACCCTGCTGGGCGTGTGGCAACTGCAAACGGCCTCCACCTCCACCCAGGCCGTGATTGAACAACCCCTGGCCAAAGAGCGGCTCATCAGCGACTGGTACCGACTGATCCACACCGCCGTGCGACGCACCACCGCCGTAGCCAAAAGCAGCGACGTATCGCTGGCCACCTACTTTGCCGACGAACAAAAGCTGTCGGCCAGCACCACCACCGACATCCAGACCAAGGTGGAAGGACTGATGCAGACCGATGCGGAGCGTGCATTGTTCAAAGACATCAGCAACCTGCGCCGCAACTACACCGAAGCGCGCGACGCTGTGATTGATTTGCGCCGCAGCGGCCAACACGAGCAGGCCGACGCGCAGCTGGAAACCCGCTTCGTGCCCGCCGCCAAGCAATACATGGCCCGCGTGGAAGCGCTGATGGAGCTGCAGCGCAAAGCACTGGACGAATCTGCCGCCCCCATCAAGGCCGCCAACGACCAGGCCCGCTACTGGCTGATTGCGCTAGGCGCCATTACCTGCGGCCTGGGCATGGCGCTGGCCGTCACCATCACCCGCAGCATCACCCTGCCGCTCAGCGACTCCGTGGCCGTGGCAGACACCATTGCGCGTGGCGACCTGACCAGCAGCATCATGAGCACCCGCAAGGATGAAACCGGGCACCTGCTGCGCGCCCTGGGCGACATGCAGCACTCGCTGGCGTCGATGATTGGCCAGATCCGCGATGCGGGCAACCAGATCGCCAGCGCCAGCGACCAGATTGCAGGCGGCACGCAAGACCTCTCTTCCCGCACAGAGCACACCGCAGCCAACCTTCAACAGACAGCCTCGTCCATGGAGCAGTTCACGGCCACCGTGCAACAGTCGGCCGAAGCCGCCCGCACGGCCAGCGGCCTGGCCTCGTCGGCGGCCGAGGTGGCCTCGCAAGGTGGCAGCATCGTGGCCCAGGTGGTGGACACCATGGAAGACATCCACACCAGCTCGCGCCGCATTGCCGACATCATTGGCGTGATCGACGGCATCGCCTTCCAGACCAACATCCTGGCGCTGAACGCGGCCGTAGAAGCCGCCCGTGCAGGCGAGCAAGGCCGGGGCTTTGCCGTGGTGGCGGGCGAAGTGCGCAGCCTGGCCCAGCGCAGCGCCGAAGCGGCCAAGGAAATCAAGGGCCTGATCTCCACCAGCGTGGACAAGGTGGGCGAAGGCACCCAGCTCGTGCACAACGCCGGGGCTGCCATGCAGAACATCGTCAGCTCGGTCCAAAAGGTGACGGAGGTAATCGCCCACATTGCCTCCAGCGCCCGCGAGCAGTCTGACGGCATTGCCCTGGTGAACGACGCCATCGCCCAGCTCGACCAGGCCACCCAGCAAAACGCCGCGCTGGTGGAAGAATCTGCCGCCGCCGCCCAAAGCCTGCGCGAGCAAGCCTACCGCCTGGCCCAGGCCGCCTCCACCTTCAAGGTGGCCGACAGCGCCGCGCCCCTGCGGCGCCCCGGGCGCCAGCAGCCCCAGCTCACGGCAGCCTGA
- a CDS encoding SDR family oxidoreductase, which produces MDKIVLITGASRGIGAATALLAAQQGWAVAVNYHANAAAAQAVVDSIEAQGGRALAVQADVAHEDQVLAMYATVDAQLGRITALVNNAGVVDVTARVDEMGVARLRRMFDTNVIGSIVCAREAVRRMSTRHGGAGGSIVNVSSAASRLGSAHQYVDYAASKGAIDSFTIGLAREVAAEGIRVNAVRPGLIETDIHASGGLPDRVRNLSHQVPMQRGGTAQEVAQAIVWLMSDASHYTTMSLIDVSGGR; this is translated from the coding sequence ATGGACAAGATCGTTTTAATCACAGGCGCCAGCCGCGGTATTGGCGCCGCCACCGCCTTGCTCGCCGCGCAGCAGGGCTGGGCCGTGGCGGTGAACTACCACGCCAATGCCGCCGCCGCGCAGGCGGTGGTGGACAGCATCGAGGCCCAGGGCGGGCGCGCCCTGGCCGTGCAGGCCGACGTGGCCCACGAAGACCAGGTGCTGGCCATGTATGCCACTGTGGACGCGCAACTGGGCCGCATCACTGCGCTGGTGAACAACGCAGGCGTGGTGGATGTGACGGCCCGGGTGGACGAGATGGGCGTTGCGCGACTGCGCCGCATGTTCGACACCAACGTGATCGGCAGCATCGTCTGCGCGCGCGAGGCGGTGCGCCGCATGAGCACCCGCCACGGCGGCGCGGGCGGCTCCATCGTCAACGTCTCCAGCGCCGCATCGCGCCTGGGCTCGGCCCACCAGTATGTGGACTACGCGGCCAGCAAGGGCGCCATCGACAGCTTCACCATCGGCCTGGCCCGCGAGGTGGCGGCCGAGGGCATCCGCGTGAACGCCGTGCGCCCCGGGCTGATCGAGACCGACATCCACGCCAGCGGCGGCCTGCCCGACCGGGTGCGCAACCTCTCGCACCAGGTGCCCATGCAGCGCGGCGGCACCGCCCAGGAGGTGGCGCAGGCCATTGTGTGGCTGATGTCCGACGCGTCACACTACACCACCATGTCGCTGATCGACGTGTCGGGAGGGCGGTAG
- a CDS encoding magnesium transporter CorA family protein: MRIFHIHSSGVTELPELPAQAPAQGFLWIAVARPAFQARLLEIQSALQNLVGLQLVDLHVSDLLNAQLPSHYDYTSQYDLLVFRRLATASAGIDAEDASQATPPRKPTGPLVLRRLDTSPVGFAVFDHVLLTVHPSDCTVREAYASKLLATAPGAPAEQREGRANPIPGSRLPASPADLMLRVVNLMVDGYLDLRRELTRQLDHWQTELLRPRARHVNWSSLLDARLSLHQLDEICEDQRSAVQDWIDALETWAQPDTPTGQRELDLLKVRSRDVLEHIERVVHHVRRLEQSTETAVQMHFSVQGNRTNDIMRTLTALTAVFLPLNLIAGIFGMNFEFIPLIHKADGFWWAMGAMASIALALVLLFWRKRYLARTGHA; encoded by the coding sequence ATGCGCATCTTCCACATCCACAGCAGCGGCGTGACCGAGCTGCCCGAGCTGCCCGCCCAGGCCCCTGCCCAGGGCTTTCTGTGGATTGCCGTGGCCCGCCCGGCCTTTCAGGCGCGCCTGCTGGAGATCCAGAGCGCCCTGCAAAACCTGGTGGGGCTGCAGCTGGTGGACTTGCACGTGTCGGACCTGCTGAACGCGCAACTGCCCTCGCACTACGACTACACCTCGCAGTACGACCTGCTGGTGTTCCGCCGCCTGGCCACGGCCAGCGCCGGCATCGATGCCGAAGACGCCAGCCAAGCCACACCGCCCCGCAAGCCCACCGGCCCGCTGGTGCTGCGGCGCCTGGACACCAGCCCCGTGGGCTTTGCGGTGTTTGACCACGTGCTGCTCACGGTGCACCCCAGCGACTGCACCGTGCGCGAGGCCTATGCGAGCAAGCTGCTGGCCACCGCGCCCGGTGCCCCCGCAGAGCAGCGCGAAGGCCGCGCCAACCCCATCCCCGGCTCGCGCCTGCCCGCCAGCCCTGCCGACCTGATGCTGCGCGTGGTCAACCTGATGGTGGACGGCTACCTGGACCTGCGCCGTGAGCTGACGCGCCAGCTCGACCACTGGCAGACCGAGCTGCTCAGGCCCCGGGCCCGGCATGTCAACTGGAGCTCGCTGCTGGATGCGCGCCTGTCGCTGCACCAGCTCGATGAAATCTGCGAAGACCAGCGCAGCGCCGTGCAAGACTGGATCGATGCGCTGGAGACCTGGGCCCAGCCTGACACGCCCACAGGGCAGCGCGAGCTGGACCTGCTCAAGGTGCGCAGCCGCGACGTGCTGGAGCACATCGAGCGCGTGGTGCACCACGTGCGCCGGCTGGAACAAAGCACCGAAACCGCCGTGCAGATGCACTTTTCGGTGCAAGGCAACCGCACCAACGACATCATGCGCACCCTCACGGCGCTCACAGCCGTGTTCCTGCCGCTGAACCTGATCGCGGGCATCTTTGGCATGAACTTCGAGTTCATCCCCCTCATCCACAAAGCCGATGGCTTCTGGTGGGCCATGGGCGCCATGGCGTCCATTGCGCTGGCACTGGTCTTGCTGTTCTGGCGCAAGCGCTACCTGGCGCGCACCGGCCACGCCTGA
- a CDS encoding winged helix-turn-helix domain-containing protein, with product MTAKLLLLEDDPAIARTVAYALERDGLQVTHCLLVQDARQQMQRHPFDVLVLDVGLPDGSGLDLLRDVRHGQAAAALRLRQATPVLMLSARGEELDRVLGLELGADDYLAKPFSPRELAARIKALLRRAAMPAPAPAPVAATPFVDDEAGQRITLHGLALPLTRREYRLLSHLLRGAGRIHSRDALLAAAWGDDSESIDRTVDTHIKTLRAKLRELDASREYISTHRGMGYCFDL from the coding sequence ATGACCGCCAAGCTTCTCCTGCTCGAAGACGACCCCGCCATCGCCCGCACCGTGGCCTATGCGCTGGAGCGTGATGGCCTGCAGGTGACGCACTGCCTGCTGGTGCAGGACGCGCGCCAGCAAATGCAGCGCCACCCGTTTGATGTGCTGGTGCTGGACGTGGGCCTGCCCGACGGCAGCGGGCTGGACCTGCTGCGCGACGTGCGCCACGGCCAAGCGGCTGCCGCGCTGCGCCTGCGCCAGGCCACGCCCGTGCTGATGCTCAGCGCCCGGGGCGAGGAGCTGGACCGCGTGCTGGGCCTGGAGCTGGGCGCCGACGACTACCTGGCCAAGCCCTTCAGCCCGCGCGAGCTGGCCGCCCGCATCAAGGCCCTGCTGCGCCGCGCCGCCATGCCTGCGCCCGCACCGGCACCCGTGGCAGCCACCCCGTTTGTGGACGACGAGGCAGGCCAGCGCATCACCCTTCACGGCCTGGCCCTGCCACTCACGCGGCGCGAATACCGGCTGCTGTCGCACCTGCTGCGCGGTGCGGGCCGCATCCACTCGCGCGACGCCCTGCTGGCCGCCGCCTGGGGCGACGACAGTGAAAGCATCGACCGCACGGTGGACACCCACATCAAAACCCTGCGCGCCAAGCTGCGCGAGCTGGACGCCAGCCGCGAGTACATCAGCACGCACCGGGGCATGGGGTACTGTTTTGACTTGTGA
- a CDS encoding glutamine amidotransferase — MPTSAPRPILIIKTGDTLDTLRPNIGDFEHWIETGLIAGAGEGSGDKADPANAHQPPSIQVLDARHANPLPGPETLAGVVITGSHAMVSDREAWSEALVPWLARLVAQGTPVLGICYGHQLLAHALGGEVGYHPGGLELGTVPITLTPKAQADPLFAHLPSQWNAQVVHAQSVRALPPGAVRLAGNAHEPHQAYRIGANAWGVQFHPEFSLAAMQGYVQHLAATLPAGHTLPMVQETPQACSLLGRFAQLCGPARH; from the coding sequence ATGCCCACATCCGCCCCTCGCCCGATCCTGATCATCAAGACCGGCGACACCCTCGACACACTGCGCCCCAACATTGGCGACTTTGAGCATTGGATCGAAACCGGACTGATCGCAGGCGCTGGCGAGGGTTCCGGCGACAAGGCCGACCCAGCGAACGCACACCAGCCCCCGTCCATACAGGTGCTGGACGCCCGCCACGCCAACCCCCTGCCCGGGCCTGAAACGCTGGCCGGGGTCGTCATCACCGGCAGCCATGCCATGGTGTCCGACCGCGAAGCCTGGAGCGAGGCCCTGGTGCCCTGGCTTGCCCGCCTCGTGGCCCAAGGCACGCCGGTGCTGGGCATTTGCTACGGCCACCAGTTGCTGGCCCACGCGCTGGGGGGCGAGGTGGGCTACCACCCTGGTGGGCTGGAGCTGGGCACCGTGCCCATCACCCTCACGCCCAAGGCCCAGGCCGACCCCCTCTTTGCCCACCTGCCCAGCCAGTGGAACGCCCAGGTGGTGCACGCCCAGTCCGTGCGCGCCCTGCCCCCTGGGGCCGTGCGGCTGGCTGGCAACGCCCACGAGCCCCACCAGGCCTACCGCATCGGGGCCAACGCCTGGGGCGTGCAGTTCCACCCCGAATTCAGCCTGGCGGCCATGCAGGGCTATGTGCAGCACCTGGCCGCCACCCTGCCCGCCGGGCACACCCTACCCATGGTGCAAGAGACACCCCAAGCCTGCAGCCTGCTGGGCCGGTTTGCGCAGCTGTGCGGGCCCGCACGCCACTGA
- a CDS encoding amidohydrolase family protein, with protein sequence MNKALAAIYLIAIASLAHAADYTGPLFDAHLHYNEEAWNGTTGPHPPADVLARMQASGVRAIVANSRPNAGSLALAALPQMREAGIAVVPFVRLYRTRADYTGWPRDESIYDMVLAELARGTAAGPYRGLGEFHLYDSADANGPVARKLMQLAEQRRLVVLAHVDDVAIDLLMAHTPSQGQALRLIWAHTGIGGAPVARVDALLARYPGLVGELSYRPGLVCAGGQLCPEWSALLLKYPTRFVIGSDTWVNQRWQHYEAQMQDYRTWLGGLPADVAQRVAWGNAAALWGVGGR encoded by the coding sequence TTGAATAAAGCGCTGGCAGCTATATATTTGATAGCAATTGCCAGCCTGGCCCACGCTGCCGACTACACCGGCCCCCTGTTCGACGCCCACCTGCACTACAACGAAGAAGCCTGGAACGGCACCACCGGCCCCCATCCGCCCGCCGACGTGCTGGCGCGCATGCAGGCCAGCGGGGTGCGGGCCATCGTCGCCAATTCGCGGCCCAATGCGGGCTCGCTGGCGCTGGCGGCCCTGCCGCAGATGCGCGAGGCGGGCATTGCCGTGGTGCCCTTTGTGCGCCTGTACCGTACCCGTGCTGACTACACCGGCTGGCCCCGCGACGAATCCATCTACGACATGGTGCTGGCCGAGCTGGCGCGCGGCACCGCAGCGGGCCCGTACCGGGGCCTGGGCGAATTCCACCTGTACGACAGTGCCGACGCCAACGGCCCCGTGGCCCGCAAGCTGATGCAACTGGCCGAGCAGCGCCGCCTGGTGGTGCTGGCGCATGTGGACGATGTGGCGATTGACCTGCTGATGGCGCACACCCCCAGCCAGGGCCAGGCGCTGCGCCTCATCTGGGCCCACACGGGCATTGGCGGCGCCCCGGTAGCGCGGGTCGATGCGCTGCTGGCCCGCTACCCCGGCTTGGTGGGCGAGCTGTCGTACCGCCCCGGGCTGGTGTGTGCTGGTGGCCAGCTGTGCCCCGAGTGGAGCGCCCTGCTGCTCAAGTACCCCACTCGCTTTGTGATCGGCTCAGACACCTGGGTCAACCAGCGCTGGCAGCACTACGAAGCGCAGATGCAGGACTACCGCACCTGGCTGGGCGGCCTGCCTGCCGACGTGGCCCAGCGTGTGGCCTGGGGCAACGCGGCGGCGTTGTGGGGGGTGGGTGGGCGCTGA
- a CDS encoding dienelactone hydrolase family protein, with translation MGQFVDLKSADGFVLPAWVAEPDAPPRGAVVVLQEIFGVNHHIRAVADRFAARGYLAVAPSTFHRVQPGVDLGYTSDDMQAGIALKAAVEGLPAPGVMPDIQAAIDYAAERSGRKVGIVGFCWGGLLTWRAACTLTGLSAAVPYYGGGMTTPEEAARQPQVPVLAHFGERDHWIPLDSVQAFDRAQPGVEVHVYQADHGFNCDQRGSYDEAAALAARDRTLAFFDKHLG, from the coding sequence ATGGGTCAATTCGTCGATTTGAAGTCTGCCGACGGTTTTGTGCTGCCCGCCTGGGTGGCCGAGCCCGACGCGCCGCCCCGGGGCGCCGTCGTGGTGTTGCAAGAGATTTTTGGGGTCAACCACCACATCCGTGCCGTGGCCGACCGCTTTGCCGCGCGGGGCTACCTGGCCGTGGCGCCTTCGACCTTTCACCGTGTGCAGCCCGGTGTGGACCTGGGCTACACCAGCGACGACATGCAAGCGGGCATCGCCCTGAAGGCCGCTGTGGAAGGCCTGCCCGCCCCCGGTGTGATGCCCGATATCCAGGCCGCCATCGACTACGCCGCCGAGCGCAGCGGCCGCAAGGTGGGCATCGTGGGCTTTTGCTGGGGTGGGCTGCTGACCTGGCGCGCCGCGTGCACGCTCACCGGCCTGTCTGCCGCCGTGCCTTACTACGGCGGCGGCATGACCACCCCCGAAGAAGCCGCCCGCCAGCCGCAGGTGCCTGTGCTGGCCCACTTTGGCGAGCGCGACCACTGGATTCCGTTGGACAGCGTGCAGGCCTTTGACCGCGCCCAGCCCGGCGTGGAAGTGCATGTGTACCAGGCCGACCACGGCTTCAACTGCGACCAGCGCGGCAGCTACGACGAAGCCGCCGCCCTGGCCGCCCGCGACCGCACGCTGGCGTTCTTCGACAAGCATTTGGGCTGA
- a CDS encoding chalcone isomerase family protein, whose product MPSLPRRDAPLLHAFAGLALAAALGLAPPTTAHAATAFEPAQTVQGTPLVLNGSGTRYRTVFKVYDMALYTPRKVKTLEELLALPGPVRLNFVAQRDIPGTDLGVSFIKGLSNNSPAEQIRRYTPASNRLIEIFSGRPKLAPGETFAMEYVPGKGTTFYIQGQPQGAPVGDAEYFGMVLRIWLGPVPVDHQLKEALLP is encoded by the coding sequence ATGCCGAGCCTTCCCCGCCGCGATGCTCCGCTGCTGCACGCCTTTGCCGGGCTGGCGCTGGCGGCTGCGCTGGGCCTGGCGCCGCCAACCACCGCACACGCGGCCACAGCGTTTGAGCCCGCGCAGACGGTGCAGGGCACGCCGCTGGTGCTCAACGGCTCGGGCACGCGCTACCGCACGGTGTTCAAGGTGTACGACATGGCCCTGTACACCCCCCGCAAGGTCAAGACGCTGGAGGAGTTGCTGGCGCTGCCAGGACCGGTGCGGCTGAACTTTGTGGCCCAGCGCGACATCCCCGGCACGGACCTGGGGGTGTCCTTCATCAAGGGCTTGTCCAACAACTCACCGGCCGAGCAGATTCGCCGCTACACGCCTGCCAGCAACCGGCTGATCGAAATCTTCTCGGGCCGCCCCAAGCTGGCCCCCGGCGAGACCTTTGCCATGGAATATGTGCCGGGCAAGGGCACCACCTTCTACATCCAGGGCCAGCCCCAGGGCGCCCCCGTGGGCGATGCCGAGTACTTTGGCATGGTGCTGCGCATCTGGCTGGGCCCGGTGCCGGTGGACCACCAGCTCAAGGAAGCGCTGCTGCCTTGA
- a CDS encoding MarC family protein has protein sequence MDLKPLITLLAIVNPLAIVPFFIHYTQGFSAAQRRSTIRTAAFASFCVIAACALLGLQILEFFNISLQSFQVGGGMLLLISAMNMLNAQPAEAKPLTHELEQGAEKAAAGSSIAVVPLTIPLLTGPASMSTVVIYADRAQTFWQHASLVGYGVVIALATALCFSLADPIARVLGKTGINVMTRLMGLILAALAVEVMADGLGKLFPILVAR, from the coding sequence ATGGACCTGAAACCCCTCATTACCTTGCTGGCCATCGTGAACCCGCTGGCCATCGTCCCCTTCTTCATCCACTACACGCAGGGCTTTTCTGCGGCGCAGCGGCGCAGCACCATCCGCACGGCAGCGTTTGCGTCGTTCTGCGTGATTGCCGCCTGCGCGCTGCTGGGGCTGCAGATTCTGGAGTTCTTCAACATCTCGCTGCAGAGCTTTCAGGTGGGCGGGGGCATGCTGCTGCTGATCAGCGCGATGAACATGCTCAACGCCCAGCCCGCCGAGGCCAAGCCCCTGACCCACGAGCTGGAGCAAGGCGCTGAAAAAGCCGCCGCCGGTAGCAGCATCGCCGTGGTGCCGCTCACCATTCCGCTGCTCACCGGCCCGGCCAGCATGTCCACCGTGGTGATTTACGCCGACCGGGCGCAGACCTTCTGGCAACACGCCTCGCTGGTGGGCTACGGCGTGGTGATTGCGCTGGCCACGGCCCTGTGCTTCTCGCTGGCGGACCCGATTGCCCGCGTGCTGGGTAAAACCGGCATCAACGTGATGACGCGGCTGATGGGGTTGATCCTGGCGGCCCTGGCGGTGGAAGTGATGGCCGACGGCCTGGGCAAACTCTTTCCCATACTCGTTGCGCGTTGA
- a CDS encoding CopD family protein → MLWVKAFHIVFVASWFAGLFYLPRIFVNLAMVAPGSAAERDRLLLMARKLLRFTTLLAVPALALGLWLWLGYGIGRGPGNGWMHAKLTVVALVIGYHHSCAVLLRKLADGSSRRSHRWFRWFNEAPVLLLLIAVVLVVVKPF, encoded by the coding sequence ATGCTCTGGGTAAAAGCCTTTCACATCGTGTTCGTGGCCAGCTGGTTTGCGGGCTTGTTCTATCTGCCGCGCATTTTTGTCAATTTGGCAATGGTGGCGCCCGGCTCGGCCGCCGAGCGTGATCGCCTCTTGTTGATGGCGCGCAAGCTTTTGCGCTTTACCACCCTGCTGGCGGTGCCCGCGTTGGCCCTGGGGCTGTGGCTGTGGCTGGGTTACGGCATCGGGCGGGGTCCTGGCAACGGCTGGATGCACGCCAAGTTGACCGTGGTGGCCTTGGTGATCGGTTACCACCACAGCTGCGCTGTGTTGCTGCGCAAGCTGGCGGATGGCAGCAGCCGCCGCAGCCATCGGTGGTTTCGCTGGTTCAACGAGGCGCCGGTGCTGCTGCTGCTGATCGCCGTGGTGTTGGTGGTGGTCAAGCCTTTCTGA